A region of Streptomyces deccanensis DNA encodes the following proteins:
- a CDS encoding DUF6083 domain-containing protein — protein sequence MTTTSPSRLLRAGQTGRCRHCGSRIDLYPRPDQRPIALHPAELTVTDVPKSCRWHLSGGIAYPHGDNSAWCRIPHAVLCPHRTPTCQVGTRLEAIRRQLAVRARRLIDTQALTPAPPVTPQPDAPQPGGPDRPVVQLLLCRYLAQQRLEELRCVAQTRHRHRCPHPVLAPAGPTGMWKLLPTTARHGQLALPDALMAVYDLGHLAYGEQLRWRTQRCPAHATAPGAADLALACWEPFAPLLHAAHIHTRLPHSSPRPHRRG from the coding sequence GTGACCACCACCAGCCCCAGCCGCCTGCTGCGCGCCGGACAAACCGGCCGCTGCCGCCACTGCGGGAGCCGCATCGACCTCTACCCGCGTCCCGACCAACGGCCCATCGCCCTGCACCCCGCCGAATTGACCGTCACTGACGTCCCCAAATCCTGCCGCTGGCACCTCAGCGGCGGCATCGCCTACCCGCACGGCGACAACAGCGCCTGGTGCCGCATCCCGCATGCCGTGCTCTGCCCCCACCGCACCCCGACCTGCCAGGTCGGCACCCGCCTCGAGGCGATCCGCCGTCAACTCGCCGTCCGCGCCCGCCGTCTGATCGACACCCAGGCTCTCACCCCCGCCCCACCAGTCACCCCGCAGCCCGACGCCCCCCAACCCGGCGGACCCGACCGCCCCGTCGTCCAACTGCTGCTGTGCCGCTACCTCGCCCAGCAGCGGCTCGAGGAGCTGCGCTGCGTCGCCCAGACCCGCCACCGGCACCGCTGCCCCCACCCCGTCCTCGCCCCCGCCGGCCCAACCGGGATGTGGAAACTGCTGCCCACCACCGCCCGGCACGGCCAACTCGCCCTGCCCGATGCCCTGATGGCCGTCTACGACCTGGGCCACCTCGCTTATGGCGAACAGCTGCGCTGGCGCACCCAGCGCTGCCCGGCACACGCCACCGCACCCGGCGCCGCCGACCTCGCCCTGGCCTGCTGGGAACCCTTCGCCCCCCTCCTGCACGCGGCACACATCCACACCCGCCTGCCCCATTCCTCGCCCCGCCCGCACCGAAGGGGATGA
- a CDS encoding exonuclease SbcCD subunit D, with product MKFLHTSDWHVGKTLKGRNRLEEQARILREITQIAIDNDVDAVLIAGDIYENASPTADAQRLVVRTLLRLAKHGIEVILIAGNHDHAATFEAYRPLMDIAGIHVYGQARPAAKGGVHTFHARSTGEPVNVAVLPFLSQRYAVRAAEIIANTPSQNVGAYDQLVRDVLANLTGAFTSDAVNIIMAHLTCTGGTFGGGERPAQSIMEYHVPAAVFPVEAHYVALGHLHRRQQIPAACPVHYSGSPYAIDFGEQNNTNVVCLVEATPNTPAQITDIPVTAGRRLRTVEGTVAQLTADPAGYGEDYLRLVVTQPAYAGMRDDLYEALPNALQILIHPDHASTGATAGISVDQPIKTPVQLFADYCHSVGVSDDRVTALFNQLHDDLTRSTARP from the coding sequence GTGAAGTTCCTTCACACCTCCGACTGGCATGTCGGCAAAACCCTCAAGGGCCGCAACCGGCTCGAGGAGCAGGCACGCATCCTGCGAGAGATCACCCAGATCGCGATCGACAACGACGTCGACGCCGTCCTCATAGCCGGCGACATTTACGAAAACGCCTCGCCGACCGCAGACGCCCAGAGGCTGGTCGTGCGTACCCTGCTGCGCCTGGCCAAGCACGGCATCGAGGTCATCCTGATCGCCGGCAACCACGACCACGCTGCCACGTTCGAGGCCTACAGGCCGCTGATGGACATCGCCGGCATCCACGTCTACGGCCAGGCCAGACCGGCCGCGAAGGGCGGCGTGCACACCTTCCACGCCAGGTCCACCGGCGAGCCCGTCAACGTCGCCGTCCTGCCGTTCCTCTCCCAGCGCTACGCCGTCCGCGCCGCGGAGATCATCGCCAACACCCCGTCGCAGAACGTCGGCGCCTACGACCAGCTCGTCCGTGACGTCCTGGCCAATCTGACCGGAGCGTTCACCTCGGACGCCGTCAACATCATCATGGCCCACCTGACCTGCACCGGCGGTACCTTCGGCGGCGGCGAGCGACCCGCCCAATCCATCATGGAATACCACGTGCCGGCCGCTGTCTTCCCTGTCGAGGCCCACTACGTGGCCCTGGGCCACCTGCACCGCCGGCAGCAGATCCCCGCCGCCTGCCCGGTGCACTACAGCGGCTCCCCCTACGCCATCGACTTCGGCGAGCAGAACAACACCAACGTCGTCTGCCTCGTCGAGGCCACCCCCAACACCCCCGCCCAGATCACCGACATCCCCGTCACGGCCGGCCGCAGACTGCGCACCGTCGAGGGAACCGTCGCCCAGCTGACCGCTGACCCCGCCGGCTACGGCGAGGACTACCTCAGACTCGTCGTCACCCAGCCCGCCTACGCCGGCATGCGCGACGACCTGTACGAAGCCCTCCCCAACGCTCTTCAGATCCTGATCCACCCCGATCATGCCAGCACCGGCGCCACGGCAGGAATCAGCGTCGACCAGCCGATCAAGACGCCTGTGCAGCTGTTTGCCGACTACTGCCACAGCGTCGGCGTCAGCGACGACCGGGTCACGGCGTTGTTCAATCAGCTGCACGACGACCTGACCCGCTCGACCGCCCGCCCCTAA
- a CDS encoding helix-turn-helix transcriptional regulator, producing MTILPPDPDLNALRMTLVRLRGERGWTYDELADRSGLARRTLIDLEHGRTSGSVTTWHTLAHTFDVPIEHLLGTLCDDHTPPGMHGP from the coding sequence GTGACGATCTTGCCGCCCGATCCCGACCTCAACGCGCTGCGCATGACGCTGGTGCGCCTGCGGGGCGAGCGCGGCTGGACCTACGACGAACTCGCCGACCGCAGCGGCCTGGCCCGGCGCACCCTCATCGACCTGGAACACGGCCGCACCAGCGGCAGCGTCACCACCTGGCACACCCTCGCCCACACCTTCGACGTGCCCATCGAGCACCTCCTGGGCACCCTCTGCGACGACCACACCCCACCCGGCATGCACGGCCCCTGA
- a CDS encoding AAA family ATPase, with amino-acid sequence MRPVRLELNGFAGFRAPTVVDFTDTDYFALVGPTGSGKSTILDALTFALYGSAYRWGRSNAISYALAPTSNRCTVSLTFDIGSQRYQVAREVRRMGQQIQQKAVSLVQFTDPTAVAVEPGGPQPEVLAGEIKELNTAIEDLLGLSFDDFCQCVVLPQGDFARFLSANASNRQQILLKLLGASQYEGIGKRAGAQADQAAKEVEILNDQLSRHADATPEAEAAAQARVETLEQLAVTVDQLVPRVTEARTRAHEADARADTLRSETDLLASIRTPDGIEELQRQATRAQTAAQQAREAADAAAQTLSDVTQEAQLGPQRTDLTLTRDRYTEKAALTGRRDGVIADAQRAQEELAQSKDRLKASAQSVDKARRSAEETRERRAQARQAQEKLRGRHQLLAAVRIPDGVTDLTSRAAARSHEVEAAAEALTAARDRHEQASRALTAAGDGSRLTEAHQALDELLDVISLLTHATGALDDCAERASRAEEAVAGAQARLNAATSTVDEARVLAGAAQLRPQLQVGHTCPVCEQNVTTLPPPLSDPAVQAAEAAHAAAAEEHRALLDQYEDAKKAVTDQQREVDKLTTQRTLLDKRLGTLLPDRPAGTGRDCDADRAHLDELIESRDQLTTDEQQARDAVQKAETAHGSATSAVAALQRELDRARNTLHSTLGTLTAFDPPTLDTDDLTSAWTDLEAWARTQTTTTERDLAAADAETADAEKAHSDATSALETADRAQADAQAAHTAAVENAATASLAKTNLTDRLSTLETLLAQAPPEAELPALFEECARLEAAVETATTQANHTRTTTKAAAAEQDKWREHTAKARSVLAASRDTVAALSPPSLDTDDLAAAWSTLTGWASRQISDRQTAIARADTDTQTAHNEADQLLGSLETLLRGNDLDPQDLGDSPGRAAQAPRVVAVAAERARGQVKTIQRSRADADAIQDKIDDARTRQQVAAELARLMRSNKFPQWLATSALDTLVAGASQSLRQLSGDRFDLSHQKGEFYVIDHFDADSARSVRTLSGGETFQASLALALALSDQLAGLGGATKLDSIFLDEGFGTLDADSLQTVADTLQNLAQGERMVGVITHVTALAEQIPVQFHVQRDTRTSTVTRQGT; translated from the coding sequence ATGCGTCCCGTTCGTCTTGAGCTCAACGGCTTCGCCGGCTTCCGCGCTCCCACCGTGGTCGATTTCACCGACACCGACTACTTCGCCCTCGTCGGCCCCACCGGTTCAGGCAAGTCCACCATCCTCGACGCGCTGACGTTCGCCCTGTACGGCTCGGCCTACCGGTGGGGACGCAGCAACGCCATCTCCTACGCACTCGCCCCCACGAGCAACCGCTGCACGGTCTCGCTCACCTTCGACATCGGATCACAGCGCTACCAGGTCGCCCGCGAGGTCCGCCGCATGGGCCAGCAGATCCAGCAGAAGGCCGTCAGCCTGGTGCAGTTCACTGACCCCACCGCAGTCGCTGTCGAGCCAGGCGGACCGCAGCCGGAGGTACTGGCCGGGGAGATCAAGGAACTCAACACCGCCATCGAGGATCTGCTCGGCCTGTCCTTCGACGACTTCTGCCAGTGCGTCGTCCTGCCCCAGGGTGACTTCGCCCGGTTCCTGTCCGCCAACGCCAGCAACCGCCAGCAGATCCTGCTCAAACTCCTCGGCGCCTCCCAATACGAAGGCATCGGCAAACGTGCCGGCGCCCAGGCAGACCAAGCAGCCAAGGAGGTCGAAATCCTCAACGACCAGCTGAGCCGGCACGCCGACGCCACCCCCGAAGCCGAGGCCGCCGCACAGGCGCGTGTCGAGACGCTTGAACAGCTGGCCGTCACCGTCGACCAACTCGTGCCCCGTGTCACCGAGGCACGCACCCGCGCACACGAGGCCGACGCCCGAGCCGACACGCTGCGCAGCGAGACCGATCTGCTGGCCTCCATCCGCACCCCCGACGGCATCGAAGAGCTGCAACGTCAGGCCACCCGGGCACAGACGGCCGCCCAGCAGGCCCGTGAGGCCGCCGACGCGGCCGCTCAGACCCTCTCCGACGTCACCCAAGAGGCTCAGTTGGGCCCTCAGCGCACCGACCTGACCCTCACCCGCGACCGGTACACCGAGAAGGCAGCCCTGACGGGCCGCCGCGACGGCGTCATCGCCGACGCCCAGCGCGCCCAAGAGGAGTTGGCGCAGTCCAAAGACCGGCTGAAAGCATCGGCGCAGAGCGTTGACAAGGCCCGCCGCAGCGCCGAGGAGACCCGGGAGCGCCGCGCCCAGGCCCGGCAGGCGCAGGAGAAACTGCGGGGCCGCCACCAGCTGCTGGCTGCCGTTCGTATCCCCGACGGCGTCACCGACCTGACCAGCCGTGCAGCAGCCCGTTCTCACGAGGTCGAAGCCGCCGCTGAGGCGCTCACCGCGGCCCGCGACCGGCACGAACAGGCCTCCCGTGCGCTGACCGCCGCCGGCGACGGCAGCCGGCTGACGGAAGCGCACCAGGCACTCGATGAGCTCCTCGATGTCATCAGTTTGCTCACGCATGCCACCGGCGCACTGGACGACTGCGCCGAGAGGGCCAGCCGGGCTGAAGAGGCGGTGGCAGGCGCCCAAGCGCGCCTGAACGCGGCCACGTCCACGGTCGATGAAGCCCGCGTCCTCGCCGGTGCCGCACAGCTGCGCCCTCAGCTTCAGGTAGGCCACACCTGCCCGGTCTGCGAGCAGAACGTCACCACCCTCCCGCCGCCGCTGTCCGACCCCGCTGTCCAGGCAGCCGAGGCGGCACATGCCGCCGCCGCAGAAGAACACCGTGCTCTGCTGGACCAATACGAGGACGCCAAGAAGGCGGTTACCGACCAGCAGCGGGAAGTGGACAAACTCACCACACAGCGCACCCTGCTCGACAAGAGGCTGGGCACACTGCTGCCCGACCGCCCCGCCGGCACCGGCCGTGACTGCGACGCCGACCGCGCCCACCTCGACGAACTCATCGAATCCCGTGACCAGTTGACCACTGACGAGCAGCAGGCCCGCGACGCGGTACAGAAAGCCGAAACTGCCCACGGCTCCGCCACGTCGGCTGTCGCCGCGCTGCAGCGGGAACTCGACCGGGCCCGCAACACTCTGCACTCGACGCTGGGCACACTGACCGCTTTTGACCCGCCGACCCTCGACACCGACGACCTGACCTCGGCCTGGACCGACCTGGAGGCCTGGGCCCGCACCCAGACCACCACCACAGAACGCGACCTCGCAGCCGCCGACGCCGAAACGGCCGACGCCGAAAAGGCCCACTCGGACGCGACCAGCGCGCTGGAGACCGCCGACCGTGCACAGGCCGACGCCCAGGCTGCCCACACCGCAGCCGTCGAGAACGCCGCAACCGCCAGCCTCGCGAAGACGAACCTGACCGACCGCCTGAGCACACTCGAGACGCTCTTGGCCCAGGCGCCACCGGAAGCCGAACTCCCGGCCCTCTTCGAGGAATGCGCCCGTCTCGAGGCGGCCGTGGAGACAGCCACCACGCAGGCCAACCACACACGCACAACAACCAAGGCAGCAGCGGCCGAACAGGACAAGTGGCGAGAGCACACCGCGAAGGCCCGCTCCGTGCTGGCAGCCAGCCGGGATACCGTGGCGGCGCTGAGTCCACCAAGCCTCGACACCGACGACCTCGCCGCCGCCTGGTCCACCCTGACCGGCTGGGCCAGCCGCCAGATCAGCGACCGGCAGACCGCCATCGCACGCGCAGACACCGACACCCAGACCGCCCACAACGAAGCCGACCAACTCCTGGGCAGCCTGGAGACCCTCCTACGCGGCAACGACCTGGACCCGCAGGACCTCGGCGACAGCCCGGGACGCGCCGCACAGGCCCCGCGCGTGGTCGCGGTCGCAGCCGAACGCGCCCGGGGCCAGGTCAAAACGATCCAACGCAGCCGCGCCGACGCCGACGCGATACAGGACAAGATCGACGACGCCCGCACCCGACAACAGGTAGCCGCCGAACTGGCCCGGCTGATGCGGTCCAACAAGTTCCCCCAGTGGCTCGCCACCTCAGCCCTCGACACTTTGGTCGCCGGCGCCTCGCAGTCACTGCGCCAACTGTCGGGCGACCGCTTCGACCTCAGCCACCAAAAGGGCGAGTTCTACGTCATCGACCACTTCGACGCCGACTCCGCGCGCTCGGTGCGCACCCTGTCCGGTGGCGAAACATTCCAGGCCAGCCTGGCCCTCGCCCTGGCCCTCTCCGACCAACTGGCCGGCCTGGGCGGCGCCACGAAACTGGATTCCATCTTCCTCGACGAAGGGTTCGGCACCCTCGATGCTGATTCGCTCCAGACCGTCGCCGACACCCTGCAAAACCTCGCCCAGGGAGAACGAATGGTCGGAGTGATCACCCACGTCACCGCGCTCGCCGAACAGATCCCGGTCCAGTTCCACGTCCAGCGCGACACCCGCACCTCCACCGTCACCCGGCAGGGCACATGA
- a CDS encoding DEAD/DEAH box helicase family protein, which translates to MALSDIELRPHQKEAVTAAAHILRENPRASVVAACGTGKTLIAARTAARTAAQGRVLVLLPTLDLLSQTIRSWRAAGRKGATIAVCSARQALEHEPLSADVPITTDPADLAALTVTPRPGPVTAYATYASLPTVITAHRDHRLPPWDLIVVDEAHRTMPAAWARPGPPSTTTTRSPPPAACT; encoded by the coding sequence ATGGCCCTTTCCGACATCGAGCTGCGGCCGCACCAGAAGGAGGCCGTCACCGCGGCCGCCCACATCCTGCGTGAAAACCCGCGGGCAAGTGTGGTCGCGGCCTGCGGTACCGGAAAGACGCTGATCGCTGCCCGCACCGCTGCCCGCACTGCCGCGCAGGGCAGGGTGCTCGTGCTGCTGCCGACGCTGGACCTGCTGTCGCAGACGATCCGCTCCTGGCGTGCGGCCGGGCGCAAGGGCGCCACGATTGCGGTGTGTTCGGCCCGTCAGGCCCTGGAGCATGAGCCGCTCAGCGCCGACGTCCCCATAACCACCGACCCCGCAGACCTGGCCGCCCTCACCGTCACACCCCGGCCAGGCCCGGTCACCGCCTACGCCACCTACGCCTCCCTGCCCACCGTGATCACCGCCCACCGTGATCACCGCCTTCCCCCCTGGGACCTGATCGTCGTCGACGAGGCCCACCGCACCATGCCGGCCGCCTGGGCAAGGCCTGGGCCGCCGTCCACTACGACGACCAGGTCCCCGCCGCCCGCCGCCTGTACCTGA
- a CDS encoding ATP-binding protein: MKFHVALSPGAYLQLDDVVSTRREIPGRGTVVTSGVVTEVVARHEGAAFGSDVFLIADGILPATVQEVAEITTTRVDPEYYVPPRPGEAAIRASGTARDAALYFDRMDARVPAGIGRDGEPIYLNLEFLDGTRGAHVSISGISGVATKTSFALFLMHSLFTSGALGARAVNAKALIFSVKGEDLLFVDQPNTRLDGELSAAYAQLGLPARPFASAGFYAPPLPGDTTGRPHVTGRTSGVTAFWWTLAEFCERELLPYAFADAEDEKNQYTIVVHQVTSRLRREAQPAGNDGAVAIDGTVLRTWPEMVDFISDKVTDDLSRPDWAGPAIGLGTVNAFVRRLRSSQRPLGPLLRGDLSTVTDHPVSHSIDTSQQQVTVVDLHNLPERAQRFVVGVVLAAETARKEQAGPGGLLFTMVDELNKYAPREGSSPIKDVLLDIAERGRSLGIILIGAQQTASEVERRIVSNSSIKIVGRLDAAEAGRPEYGFLPASQRQRATLARPGTMFVSQPEIPVPLAVEFPFPAWATRLSEVADPTFSTGTRAAGQATGSAARPDPFSRLPQAESDPWPDDTDDGAIDEPPY, translated from the coding sequence TTGAAGTTCCACGTTGCTCTTTCTCCTGGCGCCTATCTGCAGCTCGACGACGTGGTCAGCACTCGCCGGGAGATCCCCGGACGCGGCACCGTCGTCACCTCCGGCGTGGTGACCGAGGTGGTCGCCCGCCACGAGGGCGCCGCGTTCGGCTCAGATGTCTTCCTCATCGCCGACGGAATCCTGCCGGCCACAGTGCAGGAGGTCGCCGAGATCACGACCACCCGGGTCGACCCCGAGTACTACGTCCCGCCACGCCCCGGCGAAGCCGCCATCCGGGCCTCGGGCACGGCGCGGGACGCCGCGCTGTACTTCGACCGGATGGACGCACGTGTGCCCGCCGGCATCGGCCGGGACGGCGAACCGATCTATCTCAACCTCGAATTCCTCGACGGCACCCGCGGCGCCCACGTATCGATCTCGGGCATCTCAGGCGTGGCGACCAAGACCAGCTTCGCGCTGTTCTTGATGCACTCGCTGTTCACCTCGGGCGCCCTCGGGGCCCGCGCGGTCAACGCCAAGGCCCTCATCTTCTCCGTCAAGGGCGAGGACCTGCTCTTCGTCGACCAGCCCAACACCCGTCTCGACGGGGAGCTGAGCGCCGCATACGCCCAACTCGGCCTGCCCGCCCGCCCCTTCGCCTCGGCCGGCTTCTACGCCCCGCCGCTGCCCGGTGACACCACCGGCCGCCCCCACGTCACCGGCAGGACCAGCGGCGTCACCGCCTTCTGGTGGACCCTGGCCGAGTTCTGCGAACGCGAGCTGCTGCCCTACGCGTTCGCCGATGCCGAAGACGAGAAAAACCAGTACACGATCGTCGTGCACCAGGTCACGAGCCGGCTGCGCCGCGAGGCTCAGCCCGCCGGGAACGACGGCGCGGTCGCCATCGACGGAACCGTCCTCCGCACCTGGCCGGAGATGGTCGACTTCATCTCCGACAAGGTCACCGACGACCTCAGCCGCCCGGACTGGGCGGGCCCGGCCATCGGACTGGGAACGGTGAACGCATTCGTGCGGCGGCTGCGGTCGTCCCAGCGGCCGCTCGGGCCCCTGCTGCGCGGCGACCTGAGCACGGTCACCGACCACCCCGTCTCGCACTCCATCGACACCTCGCAGCAGCAGGTCACCGTGGTGGACCTGCACAACCTGCCGGAACGGGCCCAGCGGTTCGTCGTCGGTGTCGTGCTGGCCGCGGAGACCGCCCGCAAGGAGCAAGCCGGCCCGGGCGGCCTGCTGTTCACGATGGTCGACGAGCTCAACAAGTACGCCCCCCGCGAGGGATCCTCCCCGATCAAGGACGTACTACTGGACATTGCTGAACGCGGCCGCTCACTCGGCATCATCCTCATCGGCGCCCAGCAGACCGCCTCTGAGGTGGAACGGCGCATCGTGTCGAACTCCTCGATCAAGATCGTCGGCCGGCTCGATGCCGCCGAGGCCGGCCGCCCGGAGTACGGCTTCCTGCCCGCCTCGCAGCGCCAGCGCGCCACGCTCGCCAGGCCCGGCACCATGTTCGTCTCCCAGCCGGAGATCCCGGTGCCCCTGGCCGTCGAATTCCCCTTCCCCGCCTGGGCCACCCGGCTCTCCGAGGTCGCCGACCCCACCTTCTCCACCGGCACCCGCGCAGCCGGCCAGGCCACCGGCAGCGCGGCGCGACCGGACCCGTTCAGCAGGCTGCCCCAGGCAGAGAGCGATCCGTGGCCCGACGACACTGACGACGGCGCCATCGATGAGCCGCCCTACTGA
- a CDS encoding helicase associated domain-containing protein, with protein MDDEALFGPVAYRLTLSDAIDLGLLADYQILVPVVTDENLRDWLATGPGAGVDGLRLAGRQVAALRAIHDHQLRRVLTFHHRVADARAFATTLHDTAATLPDNLRPQGLWADWISGSHTPQVRRRLLLEFASHSDPHSPAVLSNARVLGEGIDVPSIDAVVFADPKSSPVETVQAVGRALRQDPGAGKKATLVVPVYLTPGEDPDDLLGADAYTPLWHTVQALRAHDDRLEARLADPRTHRPTMPPHDPEAWLHFDRPTQAEDVALALSLRVLAPKSAEWRRGLKAARRYHRTHHHLDVPQTYEDPTGYPLGRWLTWQRHLHATGALDAARASALERLGIIWDPRQQAFDRGLAHAAVYVTRHGHLAVPVDETQDGFPLGRWLATQRTRAETLTAERVAALTALDRWWNPPWPITWQRAYHSAARQQTQKDTSQAREWLEAQRARVSDLHPEQRRLLRDLGLDLPDAPVSCEEDSPLSARERAFQRGLTAARAFREREGHLNVPQRHIEEIEGGYVRLGQWLSNLRRRRTSLSPQRLAALAELGL; from the coding sequence ATGGACGACGAAGCCCTCTTCGGCCCGGTCGCCTACCGCCTTACCCTCTCCGACGCCATCGACCTCGGCCTGCTCGCCGACTACCAGATCCTCGTCCCCGTCGTCACCGACGAAAACCTGCGCGACTGGCTCGCCACCGGACCCGGCGCCGGCGTTGACGGACTACGCCTGGCCGGCCGCCAGGTCGCCGCCCTGCGCGCCATCCACGACCACCAACTGCGCCGCGTCCTGACCTTCCACCACCGCGTCGCCGACGCCCGAGCCTTCGCCACCACCCTGCACGACACCGCCGCCACCCTCCCGGACAACCTGCGCCCCCAAGGACTGTGGGCGGACTGGATCAGCGGAAGCCACACCCCCCAGGTCCGCCGTCGCCTGCTGCTCGAGTTCGCCTCCCACAGCGACCCGCACAGCCCGGCCGTGCTCTCCAACGCCCGCGTGCTGGGGGAGGGTATCGATGTGCCCTCCATCGACGCCGTCGTCTTCGCTGACCCAAAAAGCAGCCCCGTCGAAACCGTCCAGGCCGTCGGCCGCGCGCTGCGCCAGGACCCCGGCGCAGGCAAGAAGGCCACCCTCGTCGTCCCCGTCTACCTCACCCCTGGCGAAGATCCGGACGACCTCCTCGGCGCCGACGCCTACACCCCGCTATGGCACACCGTCCAGGCCCTGCGTGCCCACGACGACCGCCTCGAAGCACGCCTGGCCGACCCGCGCACCCACCGCCCCACAATGCCCCCGCACGACCCCGAGGCCTGGCTGCACTTCGACCGCCCCACCCAGGCCGAAGACGTCGCCCTCGCCCTCTCCCTGCGGGTCCTGGCTCCCAAGAGCGCTGAGTGGCGCCGCGGCCTGAAAGCCGCCCGCCGTTACCACCGCACCCACCACCACCTCGACGTCCCCCAGACCTACGAAGACCCCACCGGCTATCCACTGGGCCGCTGGCTGACCTGGCAACGCCACCTCCATGCCACCGGCGCCCTCGACGCGGCCCGCGCCAGCGCCCTGGAACGCCTCGGCATCATCTGGGACCCCCGTCAGCAGGCCTTCGACCGCGGACTCGCTCACGCCGCCGTCTACGTCACCCGCCACGGCCACCTCGCCGTCCCCGTCGACGAGACCCAGGACGGCTTCCCCCTCGGCCGATGGCTGGCAACCCAGCGCACCCGCGCCGAGACCCTCACTGCCGAACGCGTCGCCGCCCTCACCGCCCTGGACCGGTGGTGGAACCCGCCCTGGCCGATTACCTGGCAACGCGCCTATCACTCTGCTGCCCGCCAGCAGACGCAGAAGGACACATCACAAGCCAGGGAGTGGCTCGAGGCCCAGCGCGCGCGAGTCAGCGACCTTCACCCCGAGCAGCGCCGCCTCCTCAGGGATCTGGGGCTCGACCTGCCAGATGCGCCCGTCTCTTGCGAAGAGGACAGCCCGCTGTCAGCACGTGAGCGCGCTTTCCAGCGCGGGTTGACCGCCGCGCGTGCTTTCCGAGAGAGGGAGGGCCATCTCAACGTCCCCCAGAGGCACATCGAAGAGATCGAAGGCGGCTATGTGCGTCTGGGGCAGTGGCTGAGTAACCTTCGGCGCCGCCGCACCAGCCTCAGTCCGCAGCGCCTTGCCGCCCTGGCCGAGCTCGGCCTGTAA
- a CDS encoding IS5 family transposase (programmed frameshift), with protein MGKRQSRPWIVSDELWSLIEPLLPEPPPKQVEGRPRVPDRQDLCGILFVLHTGIQWEYLPQELGFGSGMTCWRRLSAWNEAGVWDQLHQLLLNKLRSKNKLDWSRAVIDSSHVRAARPGPKSGPSPVDRARPGSKHHIITDGQGIPLAVSLTGGNRNDVTQLLPLLDKIPAVAGAVGRPRRRPDMLFADRGYDHDKYRRLLRQRGIRPVIAERGQPHGTGLGTFRWVVERTISWLHGFRRLRIRWERRDDIHEAFLGLAICLITHRHVQRLC; from the exons ATGGGGAAGCGTCAGTCGCGGCCGTGGATCGTGTCGGATGAACTGTGGTCGCTCATCGAGCCGTTGCTGCCCGAACCACCGCCCAAGCAGGTCGAGGGACGGCCACGAGTACCCGACCGGCAGGACCTGTGCGGCATCCTGTTCGTGCTGCACACTGGCATCCAGTGGGAGTACCTGCCCCAGGAGCTGGGCTTCGGCTCGGGCATGACCTGCTGGCGCCGCCTGTCGGCCTGGAACGAGGCCGGCGTCTGGGACCAGCTGCACCAACTGCTGCTGAACAAGCTTCGGTCGAAGAACAAGCTGGACTGGTCCCGGGCGGTGATCGACTCCTCCCACGTCCGGGCCGCACGAC CGGGGCCCAAAAGCGGACCCAGCCCGGTCGACCGCGCACGCCCGGGCAGCAAACACCACATCATCACCGACGGCCAGGGCATCCCGCTCGCGGTGTCGCTGACCGGCGGAAACCGCAACGACGTCACCCAACTGCTGCCGCTGTTGGACAAGATCCCGGCCGTTGCGGGAGCCGTTGGTCGGCCGCGCAGACGGCCCGACATGCTCTTCGCAGACCGCGGCTACGACCACGACAAGTACCGGCGGCTGCTGCGGCAACGCGGCATCCGACCGGTGATCGCCGAACGAGGCCAGCCCCACGGCACCGGCCTGGGCACCTTCCGCTGGGTCGTCGAGCGGACGATCTCCTGGCTGCACGGCTTCCGCCGCCTGCGGATCCGCTGGGAACGACGCGACGACATCCACGAAGCGTTCCTCGGACTCGCCATCTGCCTGATCACCCACCGCCACGTCCAAAGGCTTTGTTAG